From a region of the Paenibacillus lutimineralis genome:
- the rpsL gene encoding 30S ribosomal protein S12: MPTINQLVRKGRQDKVYKSKSPALQRGYNALKREATDLSSPQKRGVCTRVGTMTPKKPNSALRKYARVRLTNRVEVTAYIPGIGHNLQEHSVVLIRGGRVKDLPGVRYHIVRGALDTAGVNNRMQARSKYGAKRPKAKK, translated from the coding sequence ATGCCAACAATTAACCAATTAGTCCGTAAAGGACGTCAAGACAAGGTGTACAAATCTAAATCGCCAGCATTGCAAAGAGGTTATAACGCTCTTAAACGTGAAGCTACCGATCTTAGTTCCCCACAAAAACGTGGTGTTTGTACTCGTGTAGGTACGATGACTCCTAAGAAACCGAACTCCGCACTTCGTAAATATGCCCGTGTTCGTTTGACGAACCGTGTTGAGGTGACGGCTTACATTCCAGGGATCGGTCATAACTTGCAAGAACACAGCGTTGTTTTGATTCGTGGTGGACGGGTAAAAGACCTTCCGGGGGTACGTTATCACATCGTGCGCGGTGCGCTTGATACCGCTGGTGTTAACAACCGGATGCAAGCTCGTTCCAAGTATGGTGCTAAACGTCCAAAAGCTAAGAAATAA
- a CDS encoding class I SAM-dependent methyltransferase — translation MSDHYYTSRPTTAHDRKNWEAELHGYKLRFVSDAGVFAKGGVDYGSRTLIEAMEIPASAEVLDVGCGYGPIGLTAAKLASQGHVTMIDVNGRAVELARENARNNKIDNVTILESDLFAALDPTAQFDVVLTNPPIRAGKEVVHAIFEGAYERLRSGGSLWIVIQKKQGAPSAKQKLESLFAQIEEVTKDKGYRIYRAIK, via the coding sequence ATGTCTGATCATTACTATACCAGTCGTCCTACTACAGCGCATGACCGGAAAAATTGGGAAGCGGAACTGCACGGTTATAAGCTGCGCTTTGTTAGTGATGCCGGTGTGTTTGCTAAAGGAGGCGTCGATTACGGCAGCCGTACTTTGATCGAAGCGATGGAAATTCCGGCAAGCGCGGAAGTGTTGGATGTGGGATGTGGATATGGCCCGATTGGGTTGACGGCAGCGAAGCTGGCTAGTCAAGGTCATGTTACGATGATAGATGTAAATGGCCGGGCGGTGGAATTGGCGCGTGAAAATGCGCGAAACAACAAAATAGATAATGTCACGATTCTAGAGAGTGATTTGTTCGCTGCTTTAGATCCAACTGCACAGTTCGATGTTGTGCTGACGAATCCGCCAATCCGTGCTGGAAAAGAAGTGGTACATGCCATTTTTGAAGGGGCTTATGAGCGGCTTCGTTCAGGAGGTTCTTTATGGATCGTCATTCAGAAGAAGCAAGGCGCACCTTCAGCGAAGCAGAAGCTGGAATCATTATTCGCTCAGATCGAGGAAGTTACGAAGGATAAAGGCTACCGTATCTATCGGGCGATCAAATAA
- the rplL gene encoding 50S ribosomal protein L7/L12, translating into MSKEAILEAIKGMTVLELNDLVKAIEEEFGVTAAAPVAVVGGAAGGAEAAEQSEFDVILTSAGGSKINVIKVVREITGLGLKEAKELVDNAPKPLKEKVSKEDAEAVKAKLEEAGATVEVK; encoded by the coding sequence ATGAGTAAAGAAGCAATCTTGGAAGCCATTAAAGGCATGACTGTTCTTGAACTGAACGATCTTGTAAAAGCAATTGAAGAAGAATTCGGCGTAACTGCTGCAGCTCCAGTAGCTGTTGTAGGTGGCGCTGCTGGCGGCGCTGAAGCTGCTGAGCAAAGCGAATTTGACGTAATCTTGACTAGTGCTGGTGGATCCAAGATCAACGTAATTAAAGTGGTTCGCGAAATCACGGGTCTTGGCTTGAAAGAAGCTAAAGAACTCGTTGACAACGCACCAAAACCATTGAAAGAAAAAGTAAGCAAAGAAGATGCAGAAGCTGTAAAAGCAAAATTGGAAGAAGCAGGCGCAACTGTAGAAGTAAAATAA
- a CDS encoding ribosomal L7Ae/L30e/S12e/Gadd45 family protein, whose protein sequence is MSYDKELQDAHVKIGTKQTIRIIELGRAEEVYVAEDADPRLKSKIIALCNQHAVKVTLVDTMQDLGKACGIEVGAAMAAVVKP, encoded by the coding sequence ATGTCTTACGATAAAGAATTACAGGACGCTCATGTTAAGATCGGTACCAAGCAAACGATTCGTATCATCGAGCTTGGACGAGCCGAGGAAGTATATGTAGCTGAAGATGCAGATCCACGTTTGAAATCGAAGATCATCGCATTATGCAATCAACATGCGGTCAAAGTCACTTTGGTGGATACGATGCAAGATCTCGGCAAAGCCTGCGGGATTGAAGTTGGTGCGGCGATGGCTGCGGTTGTAAAACCATAG
- the rplA gene encoding 50S ribosomal protein L1: MAKHGKKYLEAAKLIDSEAFYEPLEAVELVKKAATAKFDETVEVAVRLGVDPRKQDQAVRGVVVLPHGTGKTQRVLVFAKGEKAKEAEAAGADFVGDQDMINKIQQGWFEFDVCVATPDMMSEVGKLGRLLGGKGLMPNPKAGTVTFDVSKAVQEIKAGKIEYRLDKQGQIHAPVGKVSFTAEQLNENLKALVDALNRAKPAAAKGVYLKNIAISSTMGPSAHVSTASYK; the protein is encoded by the coding sequence ATGGCTAAACATGGTAAGAAATACCTGGAAGCTGCTAAGCTAATTGATAGCGAAGCATTTTATGAGCCTTTGGAAGCTGTTGAATTGGTGAAAAAGGCTGCGACTGCAAAGTTCGACGAGACCGTTGAAGTAGCAGTTCGTTTGGGCGTAGACCCTCGTAAACAAGACCAAGCCGTTCGTGGTGTTGTAGTCTTGCCTCACGGCACAGGTAAAACACAACGCGTATTAGTATTCGCCAAAGGTGAAAAAGCGAAGGAAGCAGAGGCTGCTGGAGCAGATTTCGTTGGCGATCAAGATATGATCAACAAAATCCAACAAGGCTGGTTCGAATTCGATGTCTGCGTAGCGACACCGGATATGATGAGCGAAGTTGGTAAATTGGGCCGTCTGCTCGGTGGTAAAGGTCTTATGCCTAACCCTAAAGCAGGTACCGTTACTTTTGACGTTTCCAAAGCGGTTCAAGAAATCAAAGCGGGTAAAATTGAGTATCGTCTTGACAAGCAAGGTCAAATTCATGCGCCAGTTGGTAAAGTTTCCTTTACTGCAGAGCAATTGAACGAAAACCTTAAGGCTCTTGTTGATGCACTGAACCGTGCTAAACCAGCTGCTGCAAAAGGCGTATACTTGAAGAACATCGCGATCTCCTCGACGATGGGCCCAAGTGCTCATGTTAGCACAGCTTCTTACAAGTAA
- the rplK gene encoding 50S ribosomal protein L11 has product MAKKVIKVVKLQIPAGKANPAPPVGPALGQAGVNIMAFCKEFNARTADQAGLIIPVEISVFEDRSFTFITKTPPAAVLLRVAAKIEKGSGEPNKKKVATVKRDVVRQIAEQKMPDLNAASVESAMRMVEGTARSMGITIQD; this is encoded by the coding sequence ATGGCAAAGAAAGTAATTAAAGTGGTGAAACTGCAAATTCCTGCAGGGAAAGCGAATCCTGCGCCTCCGGTAGGTCCGGCGCTTGGTCAAGCAGGTGTCAACATCATGGCATTCTGTAAGGAATTCAACGCTCGTACCGCTGATCAAGCTGGTTTGATTATCCCAGTAGAAATCTCGGTGTTCGAAGACCGTTCCTTTACATTCATCACCAAGACTCCACCGGCAGCTGTATTGCTTCGTGTAGCAGCGAAGATCGAGAAAGGTTCCGGTGAGCCAAACAAGAAGAAGGTTGCTACCGTTAAACGTGACGTTGTTCGTCAAATTGCGGAGCAAAAAATGCCTGACCTTAACGCAGCATCCGTTGAATCGGCTATGCGCATGGTTGAAGGTACTGCTCGTAGTATGGGCATCACAATCCAAGACTAA
- the rplJ gene encoding 50S ribosomal protein L10, with the protein MANAKVIQAKQEAVDVVTSKLRESATTVVADYRGLNVAQVTELRKQLREAGVEFQVLKNTLVRRATAAAELTELDEVLTGPTAIAFSVEDAIAPAKILNDFAKKNDALKVKGGVVEGRVVGADQIKALAELPSREGLLSMLLSVLQAPVRNFALAVKAVAEKEEGAASA; encoded by the coding sequence GTGGCAAACGCAAAAGTGATTCAAGCAAAACAAGAAGCCGTTGATGTGGTTACTTCGAAGCTGCGTGAGAGCGCAACTACAGTAGTCGCTGACTACCGCGGACTTAACGTTGCTCAAGTTACGGAACTTCGCAAACAGCTTCGTGAAGCTGGCGTGGAATTCCAAGTGCTTAAGAATACGCTTGTTCGCCGTGCGACAGCAGCTGCCGAGCTTACTGAACTAGACGAAGTGTTGACTGGTCCAACAGCCATCGCTTTCAGTGTAGAAGATGCTATAGCTCCAGCAAAAATTCTTAACGATTTCGCTAAGAAGAATGATGCGCTTAAAGTGAAGGGTGGCGTGGTTGAAGGCCGTGTTGTTGGCGCAGACCAAATCAAAGCGCTCGCGGAACTTCCATCCCGCGAAGGTCTCCTTTCGATGCTCCTCAGCGTGCTTCAAGCACCTGTTCGCAACTTCGCTTTGGCAGTCAAAGCTGTTGCGGAGAAAGAAGAAGGCGCAGCAAGCGCTTAA
- the rpoB gene encoding DNA-directed RNA polymerase subunit beta, whose amino-acid sequence MAGHLVQYGRRTRRSYARINEVLEVPNLIEIQQKSYEWFLEEGLREMFQDISPIQDFTGNLVLEFIDYSLGEPKYTVDDAKERDVTYAAPLRVKVRLINKETGEVKEQEVFMGDFPLMTETGTFIINGAERVIVSQLVRSPSVYFSTKVDKNGKKAYTATVIPNRGAWLELETDAKDIVYVRIDRTRKIPVTVLLRALGFGTDAEILDLLGNDEYIRNTLDKDNTDSTEKALIEIYERLRPGEPPTLDNAKSLLVARFFDPKRYDLANVGRYKINKKLHIKNRLFNHRLAESLIDTSTGEIIAEAGQMVDRRLLDGILTYLENGVGFKDYHVANGVLDADDVPLQVIEVFSPIEDGKVVKVIANRNIDKSVKHITPADIISSISYFLNLLHGIGSTDDIDHLGNRRLRSVGELLQNQFRIGLSRMERVVRERMSIQDANLITPQALINIRPVIASIKEFFGSSQLSQFMDQTNPLAELTHKRRLSALGPGGLTRERAGMEVRDVHHSHYGRMCPIETPEGPNIGLINSLSTFARINEYGFIEAPYRWVDPKTGEVTEQISYLTADEEDNYVIAQANAELTEDNRFKDENVIVRYNKQSDNILTMPSERVDYMDISPKQVVSVATALIPFLENDDSNRALMGSNMQRQAVPLLIPKAPLVGTGMEHKSAKDSGVCIVSKYDGIIERSAANEIWLRRVEMVDGKEVKGDLVKHKLHKFMRSNQGTCINQRPIVKRGDVIKKGDILADGPSTEMGELALGRNVVVAFMTWEGYNYEDAILLSEKLVKEDVYTSIHIEEYESEARDTKLGPEEITRDIPNVGEEALRNLDERGIIRVGAEIGAGDILVGKVTPKGVTELTAEERLLHAIFGEKAREVRDTSLRVPHGTDGIVVDVKVFTRENGDELPPGVNQLVRVYIAQKRKISEGDKMAGRHGNKGVVARILPEEDMPFMPDGTPVQVVLNPLGVPSRMNIGQVLEVHLGMAALQLGIHVATPVFDGANEYDVFDTMEEAGMQRNGKTILYDGRTGEEFEREVTVGVMHMIKLAHMVDDKIHARSTGPYSLVTQQPLGGKAQFGGQRFGEMEVWALEAYGAAYTLQEILTVKSDDVVGRVKTYESIVKGENVPEPGVPESFKVLIKELQSLGMDVKILSGDEQEIEMKELDDEDDATGDKLSLNLEGAEVGVE is encoded by the coding sequence TTGGCAGGACATCTTGTTCAATATGGTCGACGCACTCGGCGAAGTTATGCACGAATTAACGAGGTACTCGAAGTTCCAAACCTGATCGAAATCCAACAGAAATCCTATGAGTGGTTCCTTGAAGAAGGACTGCGGGAAATGTTCCAGGACATCTCTCCAATTCAGGATTTCACGGGTAATTTGGTGCTGGAATTTATCGATTATAGTCTCGGCGAACCGAAGTATACGGTAGATGATGCAAAGGAACGCGATGTAACATATGCAGCGCCGCTTCGGGTCAAAGTCCGGCTCATTAATAAGGAAACGGGCGAAGTCAAAGAGCAGGAAGTATTCATGGGAGATTTCCCGCTGATGACGGAAACCGGTACGTTCATTATTAATGGTGCGGAACGGGTAATTGTCAGCCAGTTGGTTCGCTCTCCTAGCGTCTATTTCAGTACTAAAGTAGATAAGAACGGCAAAAAAGCCTATACCGCTACAGTAATCCCGAACCGCGGCGCATGGCTGGAGCTGGAGACGGACGCGAAGGACATTGTGTATGTCCGGATTGACCGTACTCGTAAAATTCCAGTAACCGTACTGCTTCGTGCTCTTGGCTTTGGTACGGACGCCGAGATTCTCGATTTGCTAGGTAATGATGAATATATTCGCAACACACTCGATAAGGACAACACCGACTCTACGGAGAAGGCCCTGATCGAGATTTACGAGCGTCTTCGTCCGGGTGAACCGCCTACGCTAGACAATGCGAAGAGCTTGCTAGTGGCGCGCTTCTTCGATCCAAAACGTTACGATCTGGCCAACGTAGGCCGTTACAAAATTAATAAAAAGTTGCATATCAAGAACCGTCTGTTCAATCATCGTCTTGCTGAGTCTTTGATTGATACTTCGACTGGTGAGATTATTGCAGAAGCAGGTCAAATGGTAGATCGCCGCTTACTTGATGGAATTCTAACCTATCTCGAGAACGGTGTAGGTTTCAAGGATTATCATGTAGCTAATGGTGTTCTTGATGCAGATGATGTCCCTCTGCAAGTGATTGAGGTATTCTCACCAATCGAAGATGGGAAGGTTGTCAAAGTAATTGCCAACCGCAACATCGATAAATCGGTGAAACACATTACTCCAGCGGATATTATCTCGTCGATCAGCTACTTCTTGAACCTGCTTCATGGTATCGGCAGCACTGACGATATTGACCATCTCGGTAACCGCAGACTTCGTTCGGTTGGCGAACTGTTGCAGAACCAGTTCCGTATCGGTTTGTCCCGGATGGAACGCGTTGTGCGCGAGAGAATGTCGATTCAGGACGCAAACTTGATCACGCCGCAGGCTCTGATTAATATTCGTCCGGTAATTGCTTCGATTAAGGAGTTCTTCGGAAGCTCCCAGTTGTCGCAATTTATGGATCAGACGAACCCGCTTGCAGAGCTGACGCATAAGCGTCGTCTGTCAGCACTCGGCCCTGGCGGTCTGACACGGGAACGTGCCGGCATGGAAGTGCGTGACGTTCACCACTCTCACTATGGCCGGATGTGTCCGATCGAGACCCCGGAAGGTCCGAACATTGGTCTGATTAACTCCTTGTCTACCTTCGCCCGTATTAACGAGTACGGCTTCATTGAAGCTCCGTATCGTTGGGTGGATCCGAAGACAGGAGAAGTTACGGAGCAAATCTCTTATCTGACTGCAGATGAAGAGGATAACTATGTTATTGCTCAGGCAAACGCAGAACTTACGGAAGATAACAGATTCAAAGACGAAAATGTTATCGTTCGTTACAATAAACAATCCGATAACATCTTGACGATGCCAAGTGAGCGGGTTGACTACATGGACATCTCTCCAAAACAGGTCGTATCCGTCGCTACGGCGTTGATTCCGTTCCTGGAGAACGATGACTCGAACCGTGCACTGATGGGTTCGAACATGCAGCGGCAGGCTGTTCCGCTTCTGATTCCTAAGGCGCCACTTGTTGGTACTGGTATGGAGCATAAGTCGGCAAAAGACTCCGGTGTATGTATCGTATCCAAATACGACGGAATTATTGAACGCTCGGCAGCTAATGAAATCTGGCTGCGTCGCGTTGAGATGGTGGATGGCAAGGAAGTCAAAGGCGACCTTGTTAAACATAAACTACACAAATTTATGCGCTCGAACCAAGGGACATGCATCAATCAGCGTCCAATTGTGAAGCGCGGCGATGTTATCAAGAAAGGCGATATCCTTGCTGATGGTCCTTCGACAGAGATGGGCGAATTGGCGCTTGGACGCAACGTAGTCGTTGCCTTCATGACTTGGGAAGGTTACAACTATGAGGATGCGATCCTCCTTAGCGAGAAGCTTGTCAAAGAAGATGTCTACACTTCAATTCATATTGAAGAATATGAGTCCGAAGCCCGTGATACGAAGCTGGGACCAGAAGAAATTACACGTGATATTCCGAACGTCGGTGAAGAAGCGCTCCGCAATTTGGATGAGCGTGGTATTATCCGCGTAGGTGCCGAGATTGGCGCAGGCGATATCCTCGTTGGTAAGGTTACTCCGAAGGGTGTAACTGAGTTGACTGCGGAAGAACGTTTGCTACATGCAATCTTCGGTGAGAAGGCTCGCGAAGTTCGCGATACTTCACTTCGTGTTCCTCACGGTACTGATGGTATCGTTGTAGACGTGAAAGTATTTACTCGTGAGAACGGTGATGAGCTTCCACCAGGAGTTAACCAACTCGTTCGTGTATATATTGCCCAAAAACGTAAAATTTCCGAGGGTGACAAGATGGCAGGACGCCATGGTAATAAGGGTGTCGTAGCTCGTATCTTGCCAGAGGAAGATATGCCGTTCATGCCGGACGGTACGCCTGTACAGGTTGTTCTTAACCCACTCGGCGTTCCTTCACGGATGAACATCGGTCAGGTGCTTGAAGTGCATTTGGGTATGGCTGCTCTCCAACTCGGTATTCACGTGGCTACTCCTGTATTTGACGGCGCCAATGAGTATGACGTCTTCGATACGATGGAAGAAGCGGGAATGCAGCGCAATGGTAAGACGATCTTGTATGACGGACGTACAGGTGAAGAATTCGAACGTGAAGTTACTGTTGGCGTCATGCATATGATCAAACTGGCGCACATGGTTGACGATAAGATCCATGCCCGTTCAACAGGTCCTTACTCGCTCGTTACGCAGCAGCCACTTGGCGGTAAAGCTCAATTCGGTGGACAACGCTTCGGTGAGATGGAAGTGTGGGCGCTAGAAGCTTACGGTGCAGCTTATACGTTGCAGGAAATCCTGACTGTCAAATCCGATGACGTGGTCGGCCGGGTGAAGACCTACGAGTCTATCGTCAAAGGCGAGAACGTCCCTGAACCTGGTGTACCAGAATCGTTCAAAGTCTTGATCAAGGAGCTTCAAAGCTTGGGTATGGATGTTAAGATCCTATCTGGAGATGAGCAAGAGATCGAGATGAAGGAACTTGATGATGAAGATGATGCAACAGGGGATAAACTGAGCCTTAACCTGGAAGGCGCTGAAGTCGGAGTAGAATAA
- the rpoC gene encoding DNA-directed RNA polymerase subunit beta': MLDVNNFEYMKIGLASPEKIRSWSRGEVKKPETINYRTLKPEKEGLFCEKIFGPTKDWECHCGKYKRVRYKGVVCDRCGVEVTRAKVRRERMGHIELAAPVSHIWYFKGIPSRMGLALDMSPRSLEEIIYFASYVVTDPGETPLEKKQLLSEKEYRSYREKYGYGFQAGMGAEAVKELLQDLDIDKEMDFLKEELRTAQGQRRNRAIKRLEVIEAFRNSGNKPEWMILDVLPVIPPELRPMVQLDGGRFATSDLNDLYRRVINRNNRLKRLLDLGAPDIIVQNEKRMLQEAVDALIDNGRRGRPVTGPGNRPLKSLSHMLKGKQGRFRQNLLGKRVDYSGRSVIVVGPYLKMYQCGLPKEMALELFKPFVMKELVNKGLAHNIKSAKRKVERVSPEVWDVLEEVIKEHPVLLNRAPTLHRLGIQAFEPILVEGRAIRLHPLVCTAYNADFDGDQMAVHVPLSAEAQAEARILMLASGNILNPKDGKPVVTPSQDMVLGSYYLTVDNKEAKGTGMLLASVNEAVSLYQRGTASLHARVAIPVRALNKTSFTEKQQNALLVTTVGKIIFNEIFPASFPYINEATRTNLLEGTPDHYFIYEKGANIQERIMGEKLMSGVGKEYLGEIIGRCFEIYQTTETSVILDRIKQTGFTYSTRAGVSIAVSDVVVPDAKQEIMRESDEKVQVITNQYRRGLITDEERYDRVIDIWSKAKDQITDVLMKSMDRFNSIMLMVDSKARGNKSQITQLGGMRGLMATPSGRIYELPIKANFREGLTVLEYFISTHGARKGLADTALRTADSGYLTRRLVDVAQDVIVREDDCGTDKGIMVSQIEDGKEIIENLYDRIEGRYSFETIKHPETGEIIVHRNDLIDSDKANAIVNAGVKKLQIRSVLSCRARHGVCKKCYGRNLATGKHVEIGEAVGIIAAQSIGEPGTQLTMRTFHTGGVAGDDITQGLPRIQELFEARNPKGQATISEIDGVVKEIREAKDRREIEVEGEAETKTYSVTYGSRLRVSEGLHIEAGDELTDGSIDPKEILRIKGIRGVQNYILQEVQRVYRNQGVEINDKHIEVMVRQMLRKIRIVDSGDTTLLPGSFVDLHEYERANKDAILSGQEPAVAKPVLLGITKASLETDSFLSAASFQETTRVLTDAAIKGKVDKLLGLKENVIIGKLIPAGTGMNQYRSVQFDEPEGNEATEENLETVSVE, from the coding sequence TTGTTGGATGTCAACAACTTCGAGTATATGAAAATCGGGCTTGCTTCCCCAGAGAAAATTCGTTCTTGGTCCCGCGGAGAAGTTAAAAAACCTGAAACAATTAACTATCGGACATTAAAACCGGAGAAGGAAGGGCTTTTCTGCGAGAAGATCTTCGGCCCAACCAAGGACTGGGAATGTCATTGCGGTAAATATAAAAGAGTTCGTTACAAAGGCGTTGTCTGCGATCGCTGCGGCGTTGAAGTAACGAGAGCGAAGGTTCGTCGCGAGCGGATGGGGCATATTGAACTGGCCGCTCCGGTGTCCCATATTTGGTATTTCAAAGGGATTCCAAGCCGTATGGGCTTGGCACTCGATATGTCGCCACGCTCTCTCGAAGAGATCATTTATTTTGCATCCTATGTTGTTACCGATCCAGGGGAAACTCCACTGGAGAAAAAGCAACTGTTGTCCGAGAAAGAATACCGTAGCTACCGTGAGAAGTATGGCTACGGATTCCAAGCCGGCATGGGTGCGGAAGCAGTTAAGGAATTGCTTCAGGATCTCGATATCGATAAGGAAATGGACTTCCTCAAAGAAGAACTACGTACAGCTCAAGGGCAACGTCGTAACCGGGCAATCAAACGCCTTGAGGTTATCGAAGCATTCCGCAACTCCGGCAACAAACCGGAATGGATGATTCTTGACGTGCTTCCGGTCATTCCACCGGAGCTCCGCCCAATGGTTCAACTCGATGGTGGCCGCTTTGCCACATCAGACTTGAATGATCTGTATCGTCGTGTTATAAACCGTAACAACCGTTTGAAGCGTCTGCTTGATCTTGGCGCTCCTGACATCATCGTTCAGAACGAGAAACGGATGCTGCAAGAAGCAGTTGACGCGCTGATCGACAACGGTCGCCGCGGTCGTCCTGTAACTGGACCGGGTAACCGTCCGTTGAAATCCCTGAGCCACATGCTCAAAGGTAAACAGGGTCGTTTCCGTCAGAACCTGCTCGGTAAACGGGTTGACTATTCCGGTCGTTCCGTAATCGTCGTGGGACCTTATCTGAAGATGTATCAATGTGGTCTGCCGAAGGAAATGGCGCTTGAGCTGTTCAAGCCATTCGTGATGAAAGAGCTGGTTAACAAAGGTCTGGCTCATAATATTAAGAGTGCAAAACGCAAAGTAGAACGCGTTAGCCCAGAAGTTTGGGATGTACTTGAAGAAGTCATTAAGGAACATCCGGTTCTGCTTAACCGTGCGCCTACGCTTCACCGTCTCGGTATCCAAGCCTTTGAACCGATCCTTGTTGAAGGACGCGCCATTCGTCTTCACCCGCTCGTATGTACGGCTTACAACGCCGACTTCGACGGCGACCAAATGGCCGTGCACGTTCCATTGTCCGCAGAAGCTCAAGCGGAAGCTCGGATTCTGATGCTTGCATCGGGCAACATTTTGAACCCGAAAGACGGCAAGCCAGTTGTAACACCTTCTCAGGATATGGTCCTCGGCTCCTACTATCTGACAGTAGATAACAAGGAAGCCAAAGGTACAGGCATGCTCCTGGCTTCTGTAAATGAGGCTGTGTCATTATACCAACGCGGTACTGCTTCCCTGCACGCACGTGTAGCGATTCCGGTTAGAGCGCTGAATAAGACTTCATTTACTGAGAAACAACAAAATGCATTATTGGTTACGACGGTGGGTAAGATTATCTTCAACGAAATCTTCCCGGCTAGCTTCCCATACATTAACGAAGCGACTCGTACCAATTTGCTTGAGGGAACTCCAGATCATTACTTCATCTATGAGAAGGGCGCTAATATTCAAGAGCGCATCATGGGCGAGAAGCTAATGAGCGGGGTAGGCAAGGAGTATTTGGGCGAAATTATCGGCCGTTGCTTTGAAATTTATCAGACGACGGAAACTTCGGTAATTCTCGACAGAATCAAACAAACCGGCTTTACGTATTCGACGCGCGCAGGTGTTAGTATCGCGGTATCCGACGTTGTCGTGCCTGATGCGAAGCAAGAAATCATGCGTGAGTCTGATGAAAAAGTGCAAGTTATTACAAATCAATATCGTCGTGGCTTGATTACTGATGAAGAACGGTATGACCGCGTTATCGACATCTGGTCGAAGGCGAAGGACCAAATTACCGATGTCCTGATGAAATCCATGGATCGCTTCAACTCGATCATGCTCATGGTTGACTCTAAGGCACGGGGTAATAAATCGCAGATCACCCAGCTCGGTGGTATGCGGGGTCTCATGGCTACGCCATCTGGCCGAATTTATGAACTGCCAATCAAAGCGAACTTCCGTGAGGGTCTGACAGTCTTGGAGTACTTTATCTCCACGCACGGTGCGCGTAAAGGTCTGGCTGATACAGCGCTTCGTACCGCTGACTCAGGTTACCTGACACGCCGTCTAGTTGACGTTGCGCAGGACGTAATCGTTCGCGAGGATGATTGTGGAACCGACAAAGGTATCATGGTTAGCCAGATTGAAGACGGTAAGGAAATCATCGAGAACCTGTATGACCGTATTGAAGGACGTTACTCCTTCGAGACGATTAAGCATCCGGAGACTGGTGAGATTATCGTTCACCGCAATGACCTGATCGATAGCGACAAGGCGAATGCGATTGTGAATGCAGGTGTTAAGAAGCTGCAGATCCGTTCGGTTCTTAGCTGCCGTGCTCGTCATGGCGTATGTAAGAAGTGCTATGGCCGCAACCTGGCTACTGGTAAACACGTTGAGATTGGTGAGGCAGTCGGTATTATCGCTGCTCAATCCATCGGTGAACCAGGGACCCAGCTTACCATGCGTACGTTCCATACCGGCGGTGTTGCCGGTGACGATATTACGCAAGGTTTGCCACGTATTCAGGAGCTCTTCGAAGCGCGGAATCCAAAAGGGCAAGCTACGATTAGTGAGATCGATGGCGTCGTGAAGGAAATTCGCGAAGCTAAGGATCGTCGTGAAATCGAAGTTGAGGGCGAAGCAGAGACCAAGACCTACTCGGTTACTTACGGTTCCCGTCTGCGCGTAAGCGAAGGACTGCATATTGAAGCAGGGGATGAACTGACCGACGGTTCGATTGACCCGAAAGAAATTCTGCGTATCAAAGGTATTCGTGGCGTACAGAACTACATTCTGCAGGAAGTACAGCGCGTATATCGTAACCAGGGCGTAGAAATTAACGACAAACATATTGAAGTTATGGTTAGACAGATGCTTCGCAAGATCCGTATTGTCGATTCCGGCGATACTACACTCTTGCCAGGCTCGTTCGTCGACCTGCATGAATACGAGAGAGCCAACAAAGACGCGATCTTATCCGGTCAAGAGCCTGCCGTGGCCAAACCGGTATTGCTGGGTATCACCAAGGCATCTCTTGAGACAGATTCCTTCTTGTCGGCAGCATCCTTCCAGGAGACAACTCGTGTCCTCACTGATGCGGCAATCAAAGGCAAAGTGGATAAACTGCTCGGCCTGAAAGAGAATGTCATCATCGGTAAGCTGATTCCGGCAGGTACAGGTATGAACCAGTATCGCAGTGTTCAATTCGATGAGCCGGAAGGCAACGAGGCGACTGAGGAAAATCTGGAGACTGTATCCGTTGAGTAA